Genomic window (Candidatus Dormiibacterota bacterium):
GGGGGCGCTCTGGCGCAGCGCGACGCAGACGTCGAGCCCGCTGATCCCCGGCAGCCGCGAGTCGAGCACGAGAATGTCCGGGTGGAGCGCGGGCACCTCCTGGACGGCCGCCTCACCGGTGCCCCACTCCCCCACCACCTCGATGCGGGGGTCCTCGGTGAGCACCCGGCGGATGCCCTCGCGGACCAGCTCGTGGTCGTCGACGATGCCGACGCGGATGGTCTCAGCCACCGCCGACCCTCACCGCGGGCTGGAGCGGGATGTCGCCGCGCAGGGCGAAGCCGCCGTCCTCGAGCGGGCCTGCCTGGAGCCCGCCGCCGAGCAGCTCGAGGCGCTGGCGGATGAGCCGCAGCCCGAGCGACGGGCCGTCGTCGACGCCCCCCTGGCGGCTGCCGGCGCCGTCGTCCTCGAGGGTCACCGAGACCTCGCGGACCCCGTAGTTGACGCGGAGGATGGCGTGGCGCGCCCCGGAGTGCTTCAGCACGTTCTGCACGCCCTCGCGGGCGAGCTCGACGAGGGCGCGGCGGGCCCCCTCGGGCAGGGCGTGCTCGTCGCCGAGCACCACCATCTCCGCGCTGACGCCGGCGTCGCGCAGGCGCTGGACGTGGGGGAGCATGTCGTCGACCACCCGTGCCGACGAGCGCGAGAGGCTGGTGGTGGCGCTGATGGCGCGGCGCAGCTCGCTGGTCGCCGACGAGGCCAGCAGGCGGATCTCGTCGACCTGGCCGCGCAGGGTGGCGTCGCCGTTCATCGTGGTGCTGGCGTGGCGGGCGAGCAGGCCGACCCGGTAGAGCTGCTGGGCGACGGTGTCATGGAGCTCCTCGGCCAGCCGGAGGCGTTCTCGCTGCACGTCGAGCATCCGCTCGCGCAGCTCCAGGGACGCGTTGACCATCGCCGCGGTGGTGAGCTGCACCAGGGTGGCCAGCCAGGTGCGGCTCTCGTCGTCGATGTCGGAGACCTCGGCGACGAACGCCTCGACGCTCTCGAGCGCGCTGTCGCCACTGATCTCGATGGTATCCCAGAGCATCGAGCCGCCACCCGCGATCCGCATCTCGTCACCGTGGTCCCAGACCAGGGTGGTGCCGTCCTCGGACACGGTCATCAGGCGCGCGGCGGCGAGCGATCCGGAGCTCGCGGAGATCGCGCCGCCGGCCCCGACCAGGGCGGCGCCGCGCACCGCGTCGAGGTTGAGGGCGACCTCGACCGCAACCTGGCGCACCGCGTCGGGGCCGTGCGCCGCGAGCAGCCGCTGGCCGCCCTCGAGGAGCATCCGGAGCCGGTCGGCGAGCACCCGCACCGACTCCAGCAGCCCGACGTTGGTGCGCACCTCCTGGGCGCTGCGGCTGGCCGCGTCGGCCACCTCCTCGTACAGCGAGATGGTCCGCAGCAGGATGGCGCCGGCGCGGGAGGCGAGGGTGAGGAAGGTGCGGTCGCGGGGCGGCAGGATCGCCGGCAGCTGCCAGAGCAGGGTGGCGCAGTGGTCGCCGAGGACGACGCTGGTGGCGGCGACACCCCCGCGGATGAAGAGCTCACCCTGGGGCTGGCCACCGGCGGCGGCGGGCAGCTCGGGCACGACCCCGCCCAGCGCCCCCTCATCGAGCCGGCGCACCCCGTGGCGGTCGACCTCGAGGACGCTGGTGCCCTGCTGGCCCTGCTGCACCAGCCGCAGCGTGCCCACCGCGATGCCCTGGGCGACGCCGCGATGGAGGGCGGTGAGCACCGACTCGACGGTGGGCTGGCGGAGGCCGTCCCAGAGGATCTGGTTGATGGCGTCCAGCTCCTCGATGCGCTGCTGCTGCTCCTCGCTGCGCTGCAGCTTGGAGAGGCCCACCGCCAGCGACCGGGCGGCGTCGGGGAGCACGTCGGTGAGCCGCCGCGAGATCCGCGCCGTCCCGGTCTCGACGAGGATCACGCCGGTGCACTCGTCGGCGTTCCAGAGGGCGATGCCCAGCCAGCTGAGGCCGTCGTCGAAGGTGCCGGCCTGGTAGCCGCCGGCGCTGTTCCGCACCGCGAAGGCGGTGGTCAGCACCGTGTTCGGCCGCGCCGAGGACGCCCCCGGGCCGCCCGAGGCGAGCAGCTCCAGCCGGTCCTCCGGCACCACCCGCACCAGGTGGACGGCGGCGGCGCCCATGCGCATCGCCAGCCGCATCAGGGTGACCCGCAGGTGGTCGGGCTGGGTGTCGTCGGAGAGGATCGAGGCGGTGACCGTGCGCACGCTGTCGAGCAGGTCGGCGCGGCTCTCGGCGGCGGAGCGCACCGTGGTGAGCACCGAGACCACAGTCCCGCAGATCACGAAATAGCCGAGCCGCCAGCCCAGGGTCTGGAATGCCGCGGCGCCGTGGAGGCTGCCCGCCGCCCAGCACCCGAGGGTGTAGATGAGCGCGTAGAAGCAGGGGATGCCGGCGGTCAGCGAGCCGCCGTAGCGCAGCGCCACGCTGGCGATGGCGGGGAAGAAGACCAGGTAGATCTCGCTGTCGAGGCCGCCGGTCTGGGCGACCATGGCGGTGATGCAGAGCGGGTCGACGACGGTGGCCACGGCGGGGACGAGCGCGCGGGTCCGGGGCAGCCGCAGCCCCACCGCCATCGCCAGCGGGTAGACGAGGAGGACGGCCTCGTCGATCGCCAGCCGCGTCCCCCGGCCGGTGCCGGGGATGCCGGGGAGGACGGCGTAGACCACCAGGCTGAGCACGCAGGCGAGGCGGATCCAGTTGACGGCGCCCTCGACGGACTCCTGGACCGTCCTCGAGCCGGCGGTCGAATCCCGCGCCGAAGCGGCACCCCCCCGCCCTGAGTGCGCCGGTGGGCCCGGGAACGGCTCCCTCATTGGAGAGAGAGTACGCCCCGAACGCACTATTCGGTGAACACCCGTTTCCGTCCGGCGACGGACGGCGCGTTGTGGGGCGGTATCCTGCCATTGTGGCCGACAGCTGCGAGAACCCCACAAAGCGCACAGACGGTGCAGCGCAGCCACTGCGGCGCGACCCCGGCCACCCCAGCCGCCGCACCGGCCTGGTCCGCGTCGACGGCCTCGACCTGCGGGTCGCGGTGGAGGGCGAGGGGCCGCCGCTGCTGCTGATCAACGGGATCGGCGCCAACATCGAGATGTGGGCCCCCTTCGTCGCCCAGCTGCGCGACCGCCAGGTCATCCTCTTCGACGCCCCGGGCACCGGGTACTCCTCGCGGACCCGCCAGCCGGTGCGGATGCGGCGGCTCAGCCGGATCGTCACCGGCCTGCTCGACCACCTCGGCCACCAGCGGGTCGACGTGCTCGGCTACTCCTTCGGCGGCGCCCTCGCCCAGCAGCTCGCCCACCAGTCGCCGGAGCGGGTCCGCCGCCTGGTGCTCGCCGGCACGATGTGCGGCATCGGGGTGCCCGCCAACCCCCTGGTGCTGGCGCTGATGGCCACCCCCCTGCGCTACTACTCGCGCACCCACCTCGAGCGGATCTCGCCGCGGATCTACGGGGGGCGCAGCCGCCGCGAGCCCGAGGTGCTCCGCCGCCACCTGGCGGCCCGGTTGACCCGGCCGCCGAGCATGCTCGGCTACCAGTGGCAGCTCTACGCCCTGGCGGGGTGGTCGAGCCTGCTCTGGCTCCACCGCCTCGAGCAGCCGACCCTGGTGCTCCACGGCGAGAAGGACCCGATCGTGCCGCTGGTCAACTCCCGGCTGATGGCCAGCCGCATCCCGAGGGCCCGGCTCCACGTGCTGCCCGCGGCCGGGCACCTCTTCCTCATCGACCAGCCCGAGGAGCCCGCGGCGATGGTGATGGACTTCCTCGACCGCGACGCCGCCTGATCAGGAGAGACACCCGAATGTTCGACGAGGACGAGCTGCTCAGCCGGATCGAGGACGGCGTCCTGTCCCTGGTGCGGCTGGTGCACGAGGCCAACCTGAGCGTGCTCGGCGCCATCGGCGACAGCCTGCCGACGCCGCCGTGGGTCGACATCGTGCCCGCGGCGCCCCGGCTGCTCGACCACGGCTTCCGCTTCGCCTCCCGGCTGCTCGACCTCCAGCGCCACTACAGCCTCGAGTACCTGGCGCTGCTCGGTGGTCCCGACCCGGGCGAGACCGGCTCCGCGGCCTGAGCTCCTGCCCTCAGCCCCCGGCGGGGCCGAATTCGAGGCGGTAGCGCACCGTGGGAACGCCGGCGATGCCCTCGCACTCGTCGCGGCGGGCGCCGTCGGCGGAGAGCCCCGCCACCTCGTAGAAGCGGCGGGCGCGCTCGGCGCTCTCCAGGACCCAGAGCGTCACCACCTCGGAACCGCGGCCGCGGAGGTCGGCGAGCGCCCTGGAGAAGAGGCTGTTGCCGACCCCGAAGCCGATCAGGTCGGGCTCGACGTAGAGCGCGTAGACCTCGTCGCGGCCCTCGGGGGCGTCGGCGTCACGCGAGGGGCCGGTGTGGCAGTAGCCGACGATCTTGCCGCCGGCGAAGGCCACCCAGAGCCGCTCCTCGCCGCGCTCGCCGCGGGCGATCGCCTGCCACTCCTCCTCGTCGAGGGGCATCTCGTGGAGCACCGCGTCGGGGAGCGTCCCCCGGTAGGCCGCCTGCCAGGCGCGGCTGCGCAGCGCACCGATCGCCCAGCCCTCGTTCTCGACGGCGGGCCTGACCTCGACCACGGCGGGCTCCTCCTCTGCTGGGACGGACACGGCGGCGGGCAGCGGACTATAGCGGAGCGCTCCCCCCGGCGCGGTGCCGGGTACCCTCGGCCGGTGCGCCCTCCCCGCCCCCGCGCCGCGCTGGTGGCCGCCGCCCTCCTGGCGGCCGGCTGCGGCGGCGCCACCGCCACCCCGCCGCCGGTCCAGGACCACGTCCACGCCGCGGTCCCCGGCGCCCGGCCCGGCGAGATCCTCCTCGGCACCCACTACGGGCTGCGCATCTCCGAGGACGGGGGCCGGACCTGGCCGGCGGCCGGCGACCTCGCCCACGCCCAGATCCGCCTGCTCACCGCCACCGGCGGCGGCTTCGTCGCCGTCACCGGGACCGACGGGGGTGCCGCGCAGACCCTCTTCTCCGCCGACGGGCGGCGCTGGCAGCCGGCCACCGGGATGCCCTCCGGTCGCCCGGTCGCCGCGCTCGTCGCCGGCGCGGCGCCGGGGACGGCCTGGGCCGAGGTCACCGGCACCGGCGTGGTCGGCAGCGACGACGGCGGCCGGAGCTGGCATGCGGTGCTGCCCACGCCGCTGACCATCAACGACCTCGCCGCCGGGGTCGACGGGCCCGACCTCCTCGCCTACGCCTCGAGCGCGGGGGTCTTCCTCGCCCGGGGCGCCCAGCTGGTGCCGGTCTTCGACGCCGCGGTGCTCGACGGCGACGTGCAGACGGTCCAGCGCTGGGCGGCCTGCCCCCGCTGCCTGGTGGCCAGCCTGCCCGGCGCGGTCGCCACCAGCGCCGACGGCGGCCGCCACTGGAGCTCGCACCCCACCCGCCTGCCCTTCACCGCGGTGCAGTCGTGGGCGGGGGGCGGGCCGGCCCTGCTCGGCCTGGTGCCCGCCCCCGCCACGGCCGATCACGGCGTCTACCTCTCCACCGACGCCGCCGCCACCTGGACCAGGGTGGTGGACGCCCCGCTGGTCGACCGCCTCCTCCTCCCCACCGCGGCGGACGCGCCGCTGCTCGCCTTCCGCTGGGGGATCGCGGTGTACCGGAGCACCGACGCCGGCCGGACCTGGACGGCCGAGGGCCCGCTGCACGGCTGACCGGCGGCGCCGGCGGTTTGACTCCCCCCGGCGCGGCGGCCACACTCGCCGGATGAGGCGGCTGCGCCTGCTGCTGATCGGGGCCTTGCTGCTCTCCCCCCTCCTCGTGGTCTCGGCGCCCGCCACCCACGCCCAGGGCGGCGCCGTCTGCACCTTCGCGGCGAACTTCCGGGTGCTGCCCGGGTTCTCGACGGTG
Coding sequences:
- a CDS encoding sialidase family protein, giving the protein MRPPRPRAALVAAALLAAGCGGATATPPPVQDHVHAAVPGARPGEILLGTHYGLRISEDGGRTWPAAGDLAHAQIRLLTATGGGFVAVTGTDGGAAQTLFSADGRRWQPATGMPSGRPVAALVAGAAPGTAWAEVTGTGVVGSDDGGRSWHAVLPTPLTINDLAAGVDGPDLLAYASSAGVFLARGAQLVPVFDAAVLDGDVQTVQRWAACPRCLVASLPGAVATSADGGRHWSSHPTRLPFTAVQSWAGGGPALLGLVPAPATADHGVYLSTDAAATWTRVVDAPLVDRLLLPTAADAPLLAFRWGIAVYRSTDAGRTWTAEGPLHG
- a CDS encoding alpha/beta fold hydrolase, whose protein sequence is MRRDPGHPSRRTGLVRVDGLDLRVAVEGEGPPLLLINGIGANIEMWAPFVAQLRDRQVILFDAPGTGYSSRTRQPVRMRRLSRIVTGLLDHLGHQRVDVLGYSFGGALAQQLAHQSPERVRRLVLAGTMCGIGVPANPLVLALMATPLRYYSRTHLERISPRIYGGRSRREPEVLRRHLAARLTRPPSMLGYQWQLYALAGWSSLLWLHRLEQPTLVLHGEKDPIVPLVNSRLMASRIPRARLHVLPAAGHLFLIDQPEEPAAMVMDFLDRDAA
- a CDS encoding histidine kinase, which encodes MREPFPGPPAHSGRGGAASARDSTAGSRTVQESVEGAVNWIRLACVLSLVVYAVLPGIPGTGRGTRLAIDEAVLLVYPLAMAVGLRLPRTRALVPAVATVVDPLCITAMVAQTGGLDSEIYLVFFPAIASVALRYGGSLTAGIPCFYALIYTLGCWAAGSLHGAAAFQTLGWRLGYFVICGTVVSVLTTVRSAAESRADLLDSVRTVTASILSDDTQPDHLRVTLMRLAMRMGAAAVHLVRVVPEDRLELLASGGPGASSARPNTVLTTAFAVRNSAGGYQAGTFDDGLSWLGIALWNADECTGVILVETGTARISRRLTDVLPDAARSLAVGLSKLQRSEEQQQRIEELDAINQILWDGLRQPTVESVLTALHRGVAQGIAVGTLRLVQQGQQGTSVLEVDRHGVRRLDEGALGGVVPELPAAAGGQPQGELFIRGGVAATSVVLGDHCATLLWQLPAILPPRDRTFLTLASRAGAILLRTISLYEEVADAASRSAQEVRTNVGLLESVRVLADRLRMLLEGGQRLLAAHGPDAVRQVAVEVALNLDAVRGAALVGAGGAISASSGSLAAARLMTVSEDGTTLVWDHGDEMRIAGGGSMLWDTIEISGDSALESVEAFVAEVSDIDDESRTWLATLVQLTTAAMVNASLELRERMLDVQRERLRLAEELHDTVAQQLYRVGLLARHASTTMNGDATLRGQVDEIRLLASSATSELRRAISATTSLSRSSARVVDDMLPHVQRLRDAGVSAEMVVLGDEHALPEGARRALVELAREGVQNVLKHSGARHAILRVNYGVREVSVTLEDDGAGSRQGGVDDGPSLGLRLIRQRLELLGGGLQAGPLEDGGFALRGDIPLQPAVRVGGG
- a CDS encoding GNAT family N-acetyltransferase, with product MVEVRPAVENEGWAIGALRSRAWQAAYRGTLPDAVLHEMPLDEEEWQAIARGERGEERLWVAFAGGKIVGYCHTGPSRDADAPEGRDEVYALYVEPDLIGFGVGNSLFSRALADLRGRGSEVVTLWVLESAERARRFYEVAGLSADGARRDECEGIAGVPTVRYRLEFGPAGG